The Primulina tabacum isolate GXHZ01 chromosome 1, ASM2559414v2, whole genome shotgun sequence genome contains the following window.
acAGTAATCTgatattaatctgaaatgatttggcaaTAATTAATACGAATTATGGGTAAGTGAGAGGTGATTAAAGACGGAACAAATCAGACCGggacagacgagaaaagacacaAATTAGATGCGAGGGAGGTgccactcgcgcacatgcgcgacgtgatgcgcgagttgggcagaagatcccgcgcatatgcgcagagtgatggcgcgcatatgcgcgagctgtagtatgctttgtccagagaacctcgcgcatatgcgccgaggtgaggcgcgcatatgcgcgagagatgccgagacacacgcgccgagaaatggtgtctcgcgcatatgcgccggttgatgtcgcgcatatgcgcgagacgtgtttcttGAAGGAACGAGCCACGTTTTCTTGAGcatgcatggtatatatatatatttattatatgaattTATTTCATCATAAGAAGAACGAAAAAAGAGAGAACCGAGGAAGGGAAGCTccaaatccttacgcctttttacATAAATCcgccgtctgattttgaatctgagtatagtaccgagttcctagcgacgacagctacaactgggcgtaagttttgTTGCGTTTTGAtgtcgtttgaaattatgatgttgctGGAATTGAATAaccgtcatatatgatgttcttgtcatgttagacatcatagaatcgaagtcagattaagaaacagacttattatgtaatttttatgatttttggaattgattaattgagattcaatatcatattggtgttgttattgaaattatgagttgcaccgatattgattatgagttctggtattatatctgtggtgttggacttgacggggttatcgagactgtattgttatactatcgaaacatccgtaaattgatattgatcagactcgatattggttgagattgtatgtggtatcatatgtcgattggcattgatcagattatgttttgatttgagtattaatcagaacaggttttgaactgagttatgtactgatattgtatctattcgattgtcattatcagattgggtatggacatagttgacttcaatacttcgtcttcatcgtaccgagaagataaatgtataaattaatgttgagttgggattgcacaactcgagtgaggtttggctcgagttttcctaaatcacatactttaccttattgtattgatttgattgatgtacttgttctcttgatttatagacagcaggtattagacgagtagtcttgtgacagaagtgcctgatagtggtgggatcgccacgggcacattgcacaatgtcacaagatagtgtattggcgattgtgccaaagtctgtcaccggatgtttggctatcgatgtggatagaatcatcacttcttctattactgatgatcgatattatatcgatgtggatataatcggagcttcttctattactggtgatcggtaccgtatcgatgtggatagaatcataacttcttctattactgatggtcgatatcatatcgatgtagatagaattggagttctttctattactggtgatcgatactatatcggtgtggatagaatacgagcttcttctattactggtgatcgataccatatcgatgtggatagaattggtatttcttctattactggtgatcgataccctatcgacgtggatagaactggagtcttttctattactgttggtcgatataggaatgctaacttctggaaaccgggatccctagactaggattgagtctagtcttaaatatggagtcatgagtctaattgaccgtttatattgattgagttatgttgattatgttcctgaatatggtacacgatgagttatgttcctgatgatggtacatgtttagaatatgaatttatattctgatttgaatacatgttagacatatcgtttatatgcttttatattgtttttatgattgcatgtatacatgatttatactgagaatgtaattctcaccggagttatccggctgttgtcttgtttgtatgtgtgcatgacaacaggtgggataggatcaaggtcaagaagagaaagaggctggactagatagcgtggagatccgggcttcgaagcaacttaggattcagcattGATATATAGTTGGACCTAGTTGGATttttgtagataatacaagatttatatgtttatatttaatatgtaatttgaattgaattgcaTTACGTTTCcgttttgtatttaaaaaaaaaaattagaccatgtttattataattgtttgaattattcctaaagacgattaaggaatgaattagcgtccggatccccacatcataaataatttaaacaatacCATCGAATAACTAATTATATATAGATAATTACAATGAGTTAATAATAAATTAGACACAAACCATATAAGTCGAAATGGAGTCCCAAAGATTTCTTTCGAAATCCGGAATATTGAATCATTGCCTCGCGAGATCAGACCAAGAAATCCTTGGAAGatgtatataataatttaaGAAGCATTGTGAAATGGTAGTGTCTTCTTTCGGGGCAGGTCAGGATGGTCGGTTGACCGGTCTAAAAAATACTTCGGGCGAgacttttttcttaaaaaaattgagatagaagtcctaaaaatcatatttcctaATGGGGAAGAACAACGTTTTTTTATGTAAAGGGAACTGTTAGACGCTACCTGTAAGTGCAGACTTGATCAACTTTCGGGCTGAACACAGTTAACATGAGTAGTTTTCATTTTAGGTCTTCTTATCGATCAATCCACAGTTTTAGTCAATTATCTCACAACTTATTTTTACTTTTGCCGGTTATTCATAAGAAAATGATGACGTGGCTCGGAAATTCCTGACTTTACGACAGCATTCTAGTAAAAATTAACCAAATTGAAAAAAATGTATAAGTTGGTGAACCAAAACGGTTAATTAACTAATAACAAAAAAATGAGAAATATGTAAGTCATatgatcaaaaatattattttcctttttctaatttctttttttttaaatatgattcaacataaaaattcatgtataagATTGgttaaaaaataattcaacaagtTTTTATAATTGTCTTTCGCTTTATTAAACAAGAGGAGATATATAACAAAGTGAACGATTCGACATTTCAACGACTTAGCACCAAAGTCGGCATAGGAACGATGAACGCGCGTGTTCACAACAATTGAAACATGTGCAAGACATTCTTTgatgtttctttttttttttttttaacaaagaaAACATCACTTCAACTTTTGACTGTGCTTTTAAAATAATGGTTTCCTGGCCGGTAGAGAAgctaaaatagatttttttcCTGAGattgtcttattattaattttatgaaaCATATCTtccattcatgaaaaatatttatttttatgcttaaaatattgttttttattataattatatatatttatttttatgcttaaaatattgttttttattataattatatatcatATCGATGAATCTCATtaatataaatccataaaaaaGTAATGAAATACTCGTAATGTCAACTTGTTTATATGAACAAGGCATGTGTGTGGGCACTCCCAATTTCACATATATTAATTTTCTTTCTGTCTTTGTCATTGGCCATATGCACGGATGCACCTACAATCAATTGATTACCGAgaaaaaaatcaacaaatagatatttttattgtgtttagttgacaaatttatttaaaagaaaattttgatagatgaattttaaattatactCAAATTATAATTAAAACTACATAAGTTGATTTACATTTGAAATCCACTTGAATTTTATTTATCCAAAAAATTTAAAGAATTTGAAATCCATGTGTTTAAATCATTAATCGAAGCATGACGTAATTATCATATCATAACCACACACAATAttattcttgaatttattaaaaaattgatacaagcaaattaaatttaaatttttaagcaTTAAAttataccaaaaaaaaaaaaaacatgtacaCTCAGACACCAAAAAAAGAAGGCGTTGGAAGAAATtctcattgatttttttttattattatttttttttgcttaTGTAGGAAATAAAAGAAGGCGTTGGAAGAAATTCTTGTTGTCCTTTGCTTGCAATGCCTCATACACGACATAATGAAATCGATGCATAATGTTGATATATTTGATAATGATGCCGGTGGCGCAAATAGAATGCATACAAATACCCAAATTTGGCTAGGTTTTTCTAGACCACGACTTCCATCGATTATTTTAAGATAGACATGCAGTGAATATAGTTTATTTCCTTACTATATAATCTACACAATAAATATGTTATCCATGACATGAAATGTAATTATAAACTCGACGGGTTGGCAGCAATATAATATAGTCGTGAcagaagaaaagaagaaggcCAAGATTGCAACTTCGTACTAAATATACATGTTCCGACAAAATAGACATGATCATTTTATGCTATACTGATTGATTAATATCTgtgtatttttatataaaatttaaaacaaataatGCGAGAttcagaattattattttttatttgagttCATAAGCGAATATCATGTACAAAACACAtcgaaaataataatacttcCGACGTAGCTCAAACTAAATCATACAGATGTCATCCAATACGTGGGACACTGTCTTAGTTTGCAACTTGCAATTCATGGGGACCTAAATCTCTTCAATTTCATGTTCCCTATCCCTCTCGTTTTGTTCACTGCCTTCATTCTCTCTCAGGAATTTGTAATTTCACTGAAATGGgatttttttaaggaaaaaaacaCGTGGAGCATCGATCGACAAGGTCCAACATTTTCAAAGTTTAATAAAGTAAACGAAGAAAAGTGATGTGATGTCGCTGAGGGCTCCAACGGACCAAATCAGTAATTTTTAGtttttgagaatttgagtgaagataatggcttctaaagcacctgcaaacaagaaaggaactcgtgaatggaGCGTCGGAGGAGTGTCCGGtgtagccactccgatgcttaagtcagcaggttttcagatgaacacaagcaatatttgagatgaaatatgtaagtgcttgAGAGTTCAAGGATTCTCCCCCCCTAAACGAGATTAATACCTGCTTTTTATAGTAGAAGATGGCGTATGTACCTCGATTctcgtgccacctactaagtatggtaAGTCGGTTACCCatactagcttctgatgacttatAGGATACTCCAAGTCCAAGTagttctgacagattagacggcctgtatcaatcatactcgagtcCAAGTCCAAGTagttctgacagattagacggCACTCGAGTGCGGCACTGTTATCGAGGTAGCCCGAGTAGAATACATCCCGGGAGCTTATATGAGAGCCCGGGCTTCTGGTTGCCCGGAGAGTTGAGTCTGACCTTGCACCTGCCCGGCTTCAGAAGAATTCATCATGCATAATAACCTTGATTTGAGAATCCACTTGTTATCacgggtcatccatgacccgggctctTATGAGGTATCATCAAAAACCATCTTCAATACTGGACAATAAGCTCGGTTCCACTTGTTGAAATACcgagaaaaatgttatatagTGATCGTGACTCAATTAAAAGTTACTAAGaaaaaaattaccaaaaaaaaattaaatatgttaaCACCACGATTCACATGCCACGTAAatgttaataaatttttaatagtATATAGAGTATGTTTCAGTCTTCTAGTCTCATATATCTATGTTCGTGAGATGAATCGACCTGATTCATCATATCTATAAggaaaaataatactcttaacataaaaaataatgtttttcaagAGACGGCTcgagaaaaaaaatttcgttTTAACAAAATTAACACGTGAGATAGTGTCGTGTTAGTTATTGtgtagtatataatatatattacattcttttaatatttttatatattaaaggCCATCAGATGTTTTCAAAAGAATTGAGAGATGTATCAAGCGCTATGTGCCTATGTGTGATAATATTATAAGAAAGGCCTTCCCATGTttcagaaatttttttaaaaaaattatcagaGATAGTAggaattaattaatatttaaacgAGAAAAAAGCGACATGAGAGTgaccaaatattatattatatttaatttaagtgGGACTTcgttaataattatataattagctAAGTCATATGTTGCAGTGCACACAATATTgtgtaaataatttattattattacatgtATGAGTCCTGATACATATGTTTTCGTTTaaagaaaatcaaattttaaattatggaGTAAGAATTGTTTGATTATTaagtaaaattaaataaaatataattattgttaGATAATCAAATTAAGGGCAACATATATACATGtctattatttttgttttccgTGGCAATACAACAAACGAAAAAAACACTTAATTTGATTATCTAACAATAACTAGAGGCCGTATTGTGtgagatgaatattttatttgagttatccatgaaaaaatattactttttatattaagagtattacgttttattgtgaatatacacgtcttatatataaaaatttgtgacatcgtctcacaaaaaacccaACTCAAGTATAAAAGGTTACAAGTTTATTACAATATCAGACGAATCGAGAAAAGATTGTAATTAATTAAGGCCAGGTCCTACCTAACAATTCAATACAGTGCGGTGGCCTGGGGATTAAAATGGCCAGTCCTTTCGATAGGTGAGAGGCCACACGATTAATTAATTTCTCctttaactaatttattaatccagtctaaaataatataatatataatctaaaataatataatatataattgttAGTCCGCTACTCTAGGAAACACCCCTCTCCCTCCAATCACACTGTTTGTTTCCACCTTAGCCTCCTCCACTCCTCTCCTCTTCTTAGCCAAAATCAAGCTTAACTGAAACAAACCAAACACCATGGATGATGACTTTATCTTATCCTCCCAATCTTTGTCTTCTCCCATACTTGAACAACAGCCTTCTGCCCTTCAAAAGAAGCTTCAATACATACTACAAAACGAGCTCGGTGGTTGGGTGTACGCCATATTCTGGCAGAGCTCCAGAGATGAGCATAATGGCCGCATTTTTCTCACCTGGGGAGATGGTCATTTTCAGGGGACCAAGCAAAGGTTTGCTAAATCTGGATCTCATCAGCCTGAGAGAAAGAAAATCATGAAAGGAATTCAGGCTCTCATTGCTGATTCCACGGGTCCCGTGGACGGTGATGTCACGGATGCTGAGTGGCTCTATGTTATGTCCCTCGCTCAGTCCTTCTCCCTCGGTGATGGCGTCGTCGGCAAGTCCTTTCATTCTGGGTGTCTGGTCTGGTTGAGCGGTGAGAATCAGCTCAGGTTTTACAACTGTCAACGAGCAAAAGAAGCGCAGATCCATGGGATGCAAACCATGGTCTGTATCCCTACTTCGAATGGTGTCGTTGAGTTGGGATCTGATGCTATCATCAACCAAAACTGGAGCTTAGTTCAACAGGTGAAATCGATCTTCGAATCTTCTTCTTCATGTCCTGCCGATCACAACACCAGCTCCAAGGGTGCGCAGTTCGTAGAGAAAATCATTTCATTTGCAGATGTCGCGGCGGTCGCTGATTTTCAGGAAGACGACGAAGCAAAGAACTGCTCTACAAAAGTGTTGCCAAACAAACAAGAAGCCAATATGGACAAAACACGGATCAACAAATCTGAGCTACCTTTCTCTTATCTGCATGATTCGGACAACTCAGATTCAATTTCCGATTGTCATTTTTTTCTAGAGACTAGCATTAACGTTGAAACCAAGAGAAGTAGTACTAATACTCCATCGAAGAAGAGGGGTAGAAAGCCAAGCGTGGGGCACGACGTGCCACTGAACCACGTGGAAGCGGAGCGGCAGAGGAGGGAGAAGCTGAACCACCGCTTCTACGCCCTCCGCTCGGTGGTTCCTAACGTGTCGAGGATGGACAAGGCCTCACTGTTGTCCGATGCAGTTTCCTACATCAACGAGCTCAAGTCCAAAATAGAAGAGCTTCAACGAGAAACCAAGAAAGTGAAATTCGAAACAGCAGATGCAATGGATAACCAGAGCACCTGCACCACATCAGTGGATCAAATCAGGTCCACCACCAGTACCATCAATTCTACACCCCTCGAAGTTGAAGTGAAGATTGTTGGGGGTGATGCGATGATCAGGGTCCAGTCCGAGAACGCAAATCACCCGGCCACAAGGTTGATGAACGCCATTAGAGAGCTGGAACTACATGTCCACCATGCCAGCATGTCGTGCGTGAATGATTTGATGCTTCAAGATGTTGTCGTTATGGTTCCTGATGGATTCAGATGCGAGGATGCGTTGAAAAACGCTCTTGTTATGAGATTGGAGCAGTAATTGCGTTAAATTAATCATTattgtataataataataataataataataatatatgatatcGTTAAATAAGCTGTTGGCAATATTGTATATATGGGGGGGCCTTGTATGTATGATCAGGACTACTCCTTCCTTCACTAGGTGTTTTCCATCAATGGCGTAATAATTTCCTTTATCGATCCATCAGCTATTaacttttctcttcaatttttttttttttatttgtgagtTAATGACCATAAATGGgtaatacacacacatatatgtaTGTTACAACCATGCATGATTGCTTGACCTGAAATATCCAAGCATGTTTGTTTCTTACATGAGAATTCGTGTGGATGAGAAAAGTTTGTATTGGAATAATTGAggttcaattaatttttttttttttggttatatattatatgtatgtacaataatttaaaaaaatggagGTTGGAAAACACACATGGCTTGAAGGCTGCATGGTGCCCTACCACGATGAAGACGTACCTTTCTTCCTTTGTCCTGTCTGAACtctttcattattatttttttctgaaagaataaattaaacaaCACGTGATAAACCTTTCCTTgtattttcttatatatttttatttctcgTGACTTTTAACATACGCAAGCACTGTATACACCCTCACATATGCCATCAGATTCCTATGTTTGAAATCAAAACGTTGACGTAATTACATAAAGAGAGAACGAAAGTGGGCGTGGAAGAAGCAAGTCTGAGTGGTCACATTTAACAATATAAGTAAATTGAGTATAGGCAATCATCTTTCATAAATAATAGTTGGACACTAAAAAGAAAATTATCACTCACTTTCCTTCTATAATTATTAGATTTGATGAATCACTCAGATATATGCTCGTGTTAGAAAAACTTCGCTCTCTCGATATAAATCACTTGATTGACATTGACTTGAGTGTCGGAGTGGATATGTCGAAAAATTTTCTACCGTCTCACTAACGATTTCTGTTATTTTAAGTGTGTAGTTATATTAGGGGCAAGAAGAAATCTTTTCTAGCAAAAAGCAATCTAACCCGATGAAAATTTCCATCGCTCTCAAACTCAATTCACCCGATCTTCAATCAGCTATGAAACATATCTCTAATTTTGGCAAAAAATCAGTTGCCAAACTTACAAAATAGCttgatagtgtgtgtgtgtgtctatgcATATTAATGGATTCCCAAAAAGCCAAAACACGTCCAGTAGCATGCTTCAAAATAATTATATcgacttcaattttttttttttttttgcggaatgtattttaaaaattaacttCGAAATTTTAAGATAAGCCTAATTAAATTTCTAATTAGGAGAGGAACATGTACTTAAACTTCCGGGTAAACGTATGAAAtccaacctttttttttttactggaTTACaactttaatttttattttattttgactgtttttcACTTGTGATATTTTTAgaccaaaatcaataatataaacaTGAGGGGATTACTCATCATCCTCTAGATTTTTTTCGATTCATAAATCAACATAATTGTTCCTTTTCCGTGGGACCCACCCCTCAAAATGAATCAATAatctttctttttaaatattatcGCCACCAAAAAACAGTCCGATATTGAGAAGACCTAGTAGACCCATTCTCATACGACGTAGTTGACTgcttcataaattaaatatattaaataatcggTATTTGATCTTtctataatattaattaatatatatccaaaattaaaataaaacaaaataaatgaaaTGGATATAGACTAACATGGCCggtgattttaaattaaatgacCGAATccattatcaatttataaaacaTATCTTCGATTAGAAGAaacttatatataaaaaatgtataataaataataatacataatatattaaataaaatatattcaaaCTTTATCTTATACGAATAGCATAAATCGAACTCGCATCTTCTCTTTGGCAAAAAGAACTTTTACCATTCGactatatcttttttttttcatacaCTATATTTTCACACATATTGTATCTTGGTAATAATAGTAATCAAAATCAACCTGGATTTTCCTAAATAAAATTTCGAATCGAACACCGGAGATGGATTTTGAATGCCCAACAGATGAACATTAACGAATACGGGTGGTTTAATCAACTTTGGATTAAATTATCCAAAAGCTTTtgcattttcattttctttatcgaTGAGTGTGTGGATGGAATTGAAATTTGCAGATTCTAATTAAGTAGCAGTAGTAGATCCATGTATATATCAAAATCACGGCTCGTTTAACTTGAATCAACAAAAAACAATTACTAATAAATGATCAGAGAGCAGGAATCGGAGCACAACTAAGCTACCAGATCGAAAATGGATTGTGTGGTGAGGGTGAGGATATGATAAATAGTATCAGTAAAGAACCCAGTGCTCACCGTCGATCGCAACTTTCAAGCCGTGGAGTCGGGCGAATATATTCACGGCCTTTCGAACACCAACCCACACAATGTCGTGCCCAAATATAATCCCACCAGGCTTCAACACCTTGTAGGCGTTGTTGATGTCCACCCACGCCGAGTGGAAGTCGTGCGCAGCATCCACCTCCACCAGGTCACCGTACACGCCCCAGTCGCACAGACCACCCAGAGCGGTGTTTGTCGAGAACGGCAGGAACATGATTGAATCGGAGGCGTTCTCTCGCACCACGTTCTGCATAAACTGGTACAACATCATAACGTCCCCGTTCACCATCCTCATCCCTTTTCCCTCGTCGTAGTATCCAGGCCACCCCCTGAAATCGTCGATGCACACTATCTGAGTGTCCAGGCCCAATTTCCGAGTCAGCCCCACCATGTGAATCGCGGATGCTCCGAGAAACGTGCCCACTTCTATGATGGTCTTGGGCTTCACCTTCTCGATCAAATGCTCGAAAACCGGCATGTTTGAGCCCCATCCTTTGGTCCACTCTTCCAAGATCAGCCCACCGGAGCTAACGTGCTTGGGGGGGAACCCTTCCCAGGGCGAGGTGTGATTGAAAACTCGGTCGATGATTGTTTGCCGGATGTTTTCTGCCGGAACTGGGTTCCCGCACGTGTCTGGCAAGAATTTGCTGTGGTCGAGTAAATCTGCGGCAGATTGGGACAGGAGTGGTTGTGAATGCCATAAATAACCGAGGATGAAGGATAAGAAGAGGAGGATACCGAATCTGGTGGGTGTGGCGACCTTCTGGAAGGCGAGACTCAAAAACCTTCTCTGTTGTGGCCGGTGACGTTGGGTTGTTGGAGGTGTCTCCGGCGAACCCGCAGATTTCATATGGCTCTGCCTTAGATTGCCTGTTATTACGATTAGTCTACGGAGCGAAAAGTGGGGCTTTTCGATGTTACACCGAGGCCACATTCAAATTTCCATCCATATGTACTATTTAAGCTTTGATTTCTTAGACACGTGAGTCGTGTCTACATAATAAAACAtccaataaaaaataaattatttcataatAATAAGATAATTTGTGTTCCTTCACTTTTAATTCGCAGTTGGCATTGGGATTACTTTCTAAAATCTAAAGTCAATATAATAGAATTATAagttttattagagatttttccTTAAAATGAGAATATTTGCGCATGCCAACATTGTGTATATACAAGTTTTTAGGAAAGACAGTCTTGTCTGTGATGAGCAAATTTTTCCATACATGTGCTGACTAGAACtcgaattattttattcccGTACTTGTGTTTTGAATCCCCGggcatatatatattttaaactttattattattattatttggtgATACCCGAGGAGGTCCGGGTCATATGTATTAGATGATCT
Protein-coding sequences here:
- the LOC142553563 gene encoding transcription factor bHLH14-like gives rise to the protein MDDDFILSSQSLSSPILEQQPSALQKKLQYILQNELGGWVYAIFWQSSRDEHNGRIFLTWGDGHFQGTKQRFAKSGSHQPERKKIMKGIQALIADSTGPVDGDVTDAEWLYVMSLAQSFSLGDGVVGKSFHSGCLVWLSGENQLRFYNCQRAKEAQIHGMQTMVCIPTSNGVVELGSDAIINQNWSLVQQVKSIFESSSSCPADHNTSSKGAQFVEKIISFADVAAVADFQEDDEAKNCSTKVLPNKQEANMDKTRINKSELPFSYLHDSDNSDSISDCHFFLETSINVETKRSSTNTPSKKRGRKPSVGHDVPLNHVEAERQRREKLNHRFYALRSVVPNVSRMDKASLLSDAVSYINELKSKIEELQRETKKVKFETADAMDNQSTCTTSVDQIRSTTSTINSTPLEVEVKIVGGDAMIRVQSENANHPATRLMNAIRELELHVHHASMSCVNDLMLQDVVVMVPDGFRCEDALKNALVMRLEQ
- the LOC142553554 gene encoding uncharacterized protein LOC142553554, which produces MWPRCNIEKPHFSLRRLIVITGNLRQSHMKSAGSPETPPTTQRHRPQQRRFLSLAFQKVATPTRFGILLFLSFILGYLWHSQPLLSQSAADLLDHSKFLPDTCGNPVPAENIRQTIIDRVFNHTSPWEGFPPKHVSSGGLILEEWTKGWGSNMPVFEHLIEKVKPKTIIEVGTFLGASAIHMVGLTRKLGLDTQIVCIDDFRGWPGYYDEGKGMRMVNGDVMMLYQFMQNVVRENASDSIMFLPFSTNTALGGLCDWGVYGDLVEVDAAHDFHSAWVDINNAYKVLKPGGIIFGHDIVWVGVRKAVNIFARLHGLKVAIDGEHWVLY